Part of the Salinimonas lutimaris genome, CGGCGAAAGCTGGCGTATTTGCGGCGGCAGCGTCAGGTAGAAGAACCTGTCGGGCCACTGCCTGTTCAGCAGGACCTGTTCGGGAATAATAATTAGCGCTAATCAATGTGTTTCAGGAAGCAAGATTACATGGAAAAACAAAAACTACTGAACTTTGCTACCCGCTCTTTTTCGCTGCCTGATATCTGCCTGCGTATTCGGGAGGTGCTGGATGACAATCGCTCAGACGCACAGGATATTGGCCGGCTCATTGCACTGGATCCGTCACTGACCGCTAAAATTCTGAAACTGGCTAACAGTGCGTTATTTCGCTTTCCTTCGCAGGTCGACTCAATCGGAAAAGCAGTCAGCGTTATCGGCGGCGAAGCACTGTATAATTTGGTTATTGCTGAAACCGCCAACTCTGCGTTTAAAGCGTTCGATAATGATTTAATCAATCTGGCCAGACATCGCCGCTGTTCGGTGTACTGTGCGCTGGTTGCTAAATATATGGCAAAACATGCTGGCATACGCGGTAGCGAACGCTTTTTTGTGATGGGGATGCTGCAAAATCTGAGTGAGCTTGTGGTGGCTAAATATGCGCCGACCAGTTATGTGAAATATGTAAGCGAGCCGGCCGGAAAGTTGCCTCCCTGGGAGCGTCAGCAACAGATATTCGGATTTGATTTTGCCTCTCTAAGCGGGCAAATAATGGAAGCCTGGCAATTGCCTCTGCCACTTTTCTACCCGGTCAGTCATGCTCATGAAGAGCAAAAACACAGCAATGAGCAGGACATTGCTTTATTAGCGTGTGCGCTACGGGTTACAATTCGTGAAAATGATAAAGAAAACTATGCGGCAATGGAACTTTTCACGCCGGCAATAGCCAATACTTTAACACTGGAAGGCGAGACAGTGGGTAGTGCTATAGAGTATGCCAGTCAGGAAACGGATAGAATGGCCTCGCTATTACATTAATAATAATCACACCACGGACGGAAAACCTTTCGCGCTAACAATAATCGAATCACGTTTTTATGCAAAACCAATCAAAATTGCGTTTATTGGTCCTGTCCTTTTGTGTGTTTAGCAGCTCTGTGGCTGCCGCTGACAAAAACCTGATTCAGACGCTGTATCACACCGAATTCCTGTATAACCAGCCAGAAGAAGAAGATATTTTTACTCTTGATGGCGAGGTAGGTGTGCTTAATGCTACCGGAAATACTAACGCGGTAACATTCAAAGCTGCGATCACCTCGGAGCATGAAACCCGGCACTGGAACAACAATTACAATGCCGAAATGCTGTACAAACAAATTGAAGTTGAAAACAATGGCGTGACCGAAGATCAGGTCAGCGCGCAGCGTTTTTACGGTGCGGCACAGTTCGACTACAAGCTGGATACGCCGGGTCGCCGAACCTTCATGTATTTGGACTATGAAAATGATCAGTTCAACGGCTATGACTATCGGGCGACTTTCGCCAGCGGTTGGTCGCAGCGGGTTTGGAATACTGACGAAAGCATGTTTAGGTACAGCGTTGGTCCCGGATACGGCTTTGTTTCAGCCGAAGATGACACCGTGACCAATGTGAATAACGGGTTTATTCTACGGGCGTCGAGCGAGTATCAGTACCAATGGTACACCGGCTCGAGGTTCCGACAGTTTGTCAGTGCAGAAGCAGGGCCGGATAATATAAAAACACGGTCAGAAACCTCTCTGGCGGCCAACTTATTTGACTCTTTGGCAATGAAGCTGTCTTTTGCGGTCTCCTATGAGACGCAGCCTTTACAGAATGTGGAAGGGCTGAATACGGAAACGTCTTTAACAGTGGTGTACCGCTTCTTCTAATAACAGGGTAATGCCCGGTAGTGCCAATCACTACATCAGAACGACAGGATGCAAAGCATTTGGAATAGGGAAAGGTTAGCCTTTCATTTTTAGATTTTAGTTTTTTACTCATTGGGGAAACACATGAACAAGACTCTGGTAGCAGTAGCTATTCTTGGGACTGCTGTGTCTGGCTCTGCTATGGCGCAAACAAAACAACCAAAGCCATTTACACTGGAAGGTGGCTTAGGGTTTATCTTTACGTCAGGTAACACCGACACAACTTCTGCAAATGCGTCGTTAGAAGCGCACCAGGAATTAACTGACTGGAGTAACGACTACAGCATCAGCGGCCTGTACAAGCAGGAAGAAGTAGAAAACGAAGACGGTGAAAAAGAAGACCGTACTTCAGCGCAGCGTTTTGATGCACAGGCGCAGGCAAACTATAAGCTGGAAAACCCGGATTATCGTTTGTTCGGTTTCGCATCTTATGAAGATGACCGTTTCAGTTCTTACAACTATCAGTCAACTATCGCTGCGGGTTGGAACCAAAAGCTGTGGAATGATGATACAACATCATTTGAATACTCAATCGGTCCGGGTTATGCGTTTAACGAATTTAACGACGGCCAGTCTCAAAACGGCTTGATCGTTCGTGCTTCAGGCGCGTTCCAGTGGCTGATTTCTGATACCGCTAAATTTACTCAGACACTGAGTACTGAGGTGGGTTCTGACAACACTAAATCTTCTGCTGAATCAGCGCTAACGGCGTCTATCAGCGGCAACCTGTCGCTAAAAGTTTCTGTTGCTTTCGACCACAACACTAACGTGGCTGATGGTCTGGAGAAGCTGGATACTGAAACAGCACTGACGCTGGTTTATAACTTTATCTAAGTTTTAGTCAGTACTGCTAAGCCCCGTTATGGCATAAGCCGGCGGGGCTTTTTTGTAGGTGTAAGGTCAGAAATTACCGGCAGGTGTCGTGTAAATAGAGAATACTGAGCTTATGTGGATGGCAGAAATGTGGAGCTCGCCGATGCCTCGGTAGGGGGGCGAAATAAGGAAACCCCGTCTTCTCTGAAGCCCGCAGGGCTATCAGGGATCTTGTTGGAACCTGACTACGCTCACAATTGGCAGTGACATGTCAGCCAGGCTATTCACGAGACCCCTGCTTTCGCAGGGATGACGGAATAAGGAAACCCCGTCGTCCCTGAAGCCCGCAGGGCTATCTGGGGTGAAGGCAGACCGTTATGCCGGCGGCATGACGCAGCTGACTGAACGACGCACATGGATGTGCGGCTGGGCTTTACTTCATGGACGAACAACACTAGCGACAGGTTGTATTTAATCAGCCAGGCTGTTCACGAGATCCCCGTTGTCACGGGGATGACGAAATAAGGAAACCCCGTCATCTCTGAAGCACGAACGACTATCAGGGATCTCGTTGGAACCTGACTACGCTTGTTCAGAGGTTGTTTTTGAATCAGCCAGCCTGTTGACGAGGTCCCCGTTTCCACGGGGACGACGGAATAGGAAGCTGACTACTTTAACAATAGGTATTGGTATGTCAGCCAGGCTGTTCACGAGACCCCTGCTTTCACAGGGGCGACGGAATAGGGAAACCCCGTCGTCCCTGAAGCCCGAAGGGCTATCAGGGATCTCGTTGGAACCTGACTACGCTTGTTCAGAGGTTGTTTTGAATCAGCCAGCCTGTTGACGAGGTCCCCGTTTCCACGGGGACGACGGAATAGGAACCTGACTACTTTAACAATAGGTATTGGTATGTCAGCCAGGCTGTTCACGAGACCCCTGCTTTCGCAGGGGCGACGCAATAGGGAAACCCCGTCATCCCTGAAGCCCGCAGGGCTATCAGGGATCTCGTTGGAACCTGACTACGCTTGTTCAGTGGTTGTTTTGAATCAGCCAGCCTGTTGACGAGGTCCCCGTTTCCACGGGGACGACGGAATAGGAACCTGACTACTTTAACAATAGGTATTGGTATGTCACCCAGGCTGTTCACGAGACCCCTGCTTTCGCAGGGGCGACGCAATAGGGAAACCCCGTCGTCCCTGAAGCCCGCAGGGCTATCAGGGATCTCGTTGGAACCTGACTACGCTTGTTCAGAGGTTGTTTTGAATCAGCCAGCCTGTTGACGAGGTCCCCGTTTCCACGGGGACGACGGAATAGGAACCTGACTACTTTAACAATAGGTATTGGTATGTCAGCCAGGCTGTTCACGAGACCCCTGCTTTCACAGGGGCGGCGGAATAGGGAGATCCCCGTTTTCACGGGGATAACAAAAAGCGCGGTAGGTATTAGTGCAGAACGCGGGCTTTAATGGTGCCTTCAATTTGCAGTAACTGCTCCAGGCCATCGTAGGCTTTATCTTCCTGCACATCGATAACCACATAACCAATGTCAGGTGTTGTTTGCAGGTACTGGGCGTCAATGTTGATTCCCTGTTCTGCAAACAGACGGTTGATCTGCATGATAACGCCAGGACGGTTTTCGTGAACGTGCAGTAAGCGAGAGCGGCCCGGGTGATCCGGTAGTGATACTTCAGGGAAGTTAACTGCTGATAAGGTTGAGCCATTGTCACTGTATTTAGCCAGCTTGCCGGCTACTTCGATACCAATGTTTTCCTGTGCTTCCTGAGTGCTGCCACCCACATGCGGAGTCAGAATCACATTGTCGAATTTACGTAGCGGTGACTCAAACTCTTCATCGTTAGATTTTGGCTCGACCGGGAATACGTCAATGGCTGCACCGTTCAGATCGCCTTTTTCCAGCGAGTCTGCCAATGCCTCAATATCAACTACAGTGCCACGCGAAGCATTGATAAAGATGGCGCCTTTTTTCATCTGACTAAATTCAGCTGCGCCAAACATATTACGGGTTTGCTGAGTTTCCGGCACATGCAGGGTCACCACATCAGAGGTATTAAGCAGCTTTTCCAGACTCTTGATTTGCACAGAGTTACCCAGTACCAGTTTATCTTCAATATCAAAAAACTGCACTTTCATGCCCAGATGTTCAGCCAGAATGCTTAACTGAGTACCGATGTGGCCATAGCCAATGATACCCAGCGTTTTGCCCCGGGCTTCATAAGAGCCGGCTGCACTTTTTTCCCACTCACCGCGATGCGCCTTGGCATTTTTAGACGGCACACCACGTAGCAACAGAATAAGCTGGCCCAGAACCAGTTCAGCCACAGAACGGGTATTAGAAAACGGGGCATTAAAAACGGGAATACCACGAGCCTGAGTCGCGTTTAAATCTACTTGGTTGGTACCAATGCAAAAACAACCTACCGCAGCCAGTTTCTGGGCGGCTTCAATGACATTTTCAGTCAGCTGGGTGCGTGAGCGAATACCGATAAAGTGAACATCTTTGATTTTTTCAATCAGCTCTTCTTCAGGTAAAGAAGTCTTAAGATACTCAATGTTGGAATAACCATTATTTTCCAGGGTTTCCACAGCGCTCTTATGTACGCCTTCCAACAACAATATGCGGATTTTCTCTTTGGGTAACGAAACTTTGCTCATTGCTTACGTATCTCAGGTTTGAAGTGAATTTTAAGACATCTGGACGTCTATATGGTTAAAATAACAAAAGATAAGGTCAGTGGAAAGCGTATTTTGCATTTCAGCTGCATACTTTTTAATACACTGCTCAACCAGATAAACGCAGGCACCGGCGAGGCTCCCGCAGGCGGGTAATCATACCCTTCAAGCGCGGTCACCCCACCATTTGCAGCCAGCTAGGTGAACGTTTTAATCTCATTACCGCTGGCGCACAGTACAACATCAGCGCCACGCAGTGAAAAAATACCGTTAGTGACCACACCGGCCAGGTTATTGATGGTGGCTTCCATCTCTCTGGGATTCAGAATGTCCAGATTATGTACATCCAGAATCACGTTACCGTTGTCGGTAATTACGCCCTGACGATATACCGGATCGCCGCCCAGTTTAACCAGCTCTCGGGCCACATAAGATCGGGCCAT contains:
- a CDS encoding DUF481 domain-containing protein, with the translated sequence MFSSSVAAADKNLIQTLYHTEFLYNQPEEEDIFTLDGEVGVLNATGNTNAVTFKAAITSEHETRHWNNNYNAEMLYKQIEVENNGVTEDQVSAQRFYGAAQFDYKLDTPGRRTFMYLDYENDQFNGYDYRATFASGWSQRVWNTDESMFRYSVGPGYGFVSAEDDTVTNVNNGFILRASSEYQYQWYTGSRFRQFVSAEAGPDNIKTRSETSLAANLFDSLAMKLSFAVSYETQPLQNVEGLNTETSLTVVYRFF
- the serA gene encoding phosphoglycerate dehydrogenase, whose protein sequence is MSKVSLPKEKIRILLLEGVHKSAVETLENNGYSNIEYLKTSLPEEELIEKIKDVHFIGIRSRTQLTENVIEAAQKLAAVGCFCIGTNQVDLNATQARGIPVFNAPFSNTRSVAELVLGQLILLLRGVPSKNAKAHRGEWEKSAAGSYEARGKTLGIIGYGHIGTQLSILAEHLGMKVQFFDIEDKLVLGNSVQIKSLEKLLNTSDVVTLHVPETQQTRNMFGAAEFSQMKKGAIFINASRGTVVDIEALADSLEKGDLNGAAIDVFPVEPKSNDEEFESPLRKFDNVILTPHVGGSTQEAQENIGIEVAGKLAKYSDNGSTLSAVNFPEVSLPDHPGRSRLLHVHENRPGVIMQINRLFAEQGINIDAQYLQTTPDIGYVVIDVQEDKAYDGLEQLLQIEGTIKARVLH
- a CDS encoding DUF481 domain-containing protein, which produces MNKTLVAVAILGTAVSGSAMAQTKQPKPFTLEGGLGFIFTSGNTDTTSANASLEAHQELTDWSNDYSISGLYKQEEVENEDGEKEDRTSAQRFDAQAQANYKLENPDYRLFGFASYEDDRFSSYNYQSTIAAGWNQKLWNDDTTSFEYSIGPGYAFNEFNDGQSQNGLIVRASGAFQWLISDTAKFTQTLSTEVGSDNTKSSAESALTASISGNLSLKVSVAFDHNTNVADGLEKLDTETALTLVYNFI
- a CDS encoding HDOD domain-containing protein; amino-acid sequence: MEKQKLLNFATRSFSLPDICLRIREVLDDNRSDAQDIGRLIALDPSLTAKILKLANSALFRFPSQVDSIGKAVSVIGGEALYNLVIAETANSAFKAFDNDLINLARHRRCSVYCALVAKYMAKHAGIRGSERFFVMGMLQNLSELVVAKYAPTSYVKYVSEPAGKLPPWERQQQIFGFDFASLSGQIMEAWQLPLPLFYPVSHAHEEQKHSNEQDIALLACALRVTIRENDKENYAAMELFTPAIANTLTLEGETVGSAIEYASQETDRMASLLH